TTAATAAAATCTACTAGTTTATTCTCGTTCACCTTTAAGGTAGATGACGCATTAGGGTGCGCGCCCAGCCAGTATTCAGCTACAGGCTCATCCGTAACTTTTTGACCTAGTAGTGATGGGATAAATACATTTCCACCCCATTTATAATCTTGGAGCTTTCCTACCAGTTTGTAAACAGATTTATTAGGAAGATTCTTATTGATCTCAGACATGAATTGGGATACATCTAAGCTGGCAAATTTAAGGCAGAAGGATTAGAATAACTTTGAAAGCTTGATGGTTATCAAAGTCAAAAATTTTAAAAAGCCAGAACTCAAAAAAACGATCCTTCACTAAAAAGCCGTGCCGCCAGCCGCGAGCGAGCTTACCGACGTGAGTCGGGAATCTGAAGCTGTCATTTTTAGGCATAAAAAAAAGCCTGAACAAATAAAATGTTCAGGCTTCAAGTCGGGGTGGCAGGATTCGAACCTGCGACCTCCTGCTCCCAAAGCAGGCGCGATGACCGGGCTACGCTACACCCCGAGTTGCAGCTTTAAAGGCTTCAACTGCAAAATCTTATCTGCGGAGAGACCGGGACTCGAACCCGGGCAGCGCTTGCACGCTGACAGATTAGCAATCTGCTCCGTTACCACTCCGGCACCTCTCCTAATATTTTTAAAGAACTTGCTCCTATTTCTAAAAGCGGTTGCAAAGATACATCTATAATCGGTTTGCGCAAATTATATAGACGTGAGATTTGATATTTTTTTGAGCCTTTTTCAGCATCTCAAATCTACTTATTCCACCTACTTCATAATCAGTAGAATAGTTAATCTCGCTGATTAAAACGGCATATCATCATCTGGAATGCCGAATGCATCGCCTGGCGAAGCTGTTTTACCTGCACCAAATGGATCAGGCTTGTTTGTATCATCATTTGCGGCATTCATTTTTGAACCAAACTCGTCTGGCTGGAAATAGTCGTCGAGATTATCAAACTTACCGAACTGACCCAAGAACTTCAACCTGATAGCGTCTGTAGCACCGTTACGGTGTTTTGCCACGATAAACTCGGCTTGATCCTTTGTGGGTGAGCGATCATCATCATCCCACTCCTCCATATTGTAATATTCTGGTCTATAAATGAAAGATACAATATCTGCATCTTGCTCAATCGCTCCAGATTCCCTTAAGTCAGAAAGTAGAGGGCGTTTTGAACCACCACGAGATTCAACTGCACGTGATAACTGCGATAGGGCAATGACTGGAACATCAAGTTCCTTAGCGAGTGCCTTTAAATTTCGTGAAATGGTGGAGATTTCCTGTTCACGGTTCCCATTTTTGTTTCCGGTATTTGCGGTCATCAACTGCAAATAATCAATCATAATGAGTTTGATACCATACTGTGAAGCAAGTCTTCTACATTTTGCGCGTAAGTCAAAAATGGAGAGTGACGGCGTATCATCAATGAAAATAGGAGCTTGCTCTAAGTCTTTCACCTTCACGTTGAGTTGTTCCCACTCAAACGGCTCCAGTTTACCAGTTCTAAGTTTTTCTGAACTCAAACCTGTTTCTGAAGATATCAAACGAGTAATCAGCTGCACAGAACTCATCTCTAAAGAGAAAAAGGCAACCGGAGTGTTACTACCCACAGCAATATTTCTCGCCATACTTAATGTAAAGGCCGTTTTACCCATACCAGGACGTGCAGCAATAATGATCAAGTCACTCGGCTGCCAGCCACTGGTTAAGCGATCCAGATCTGTAAAACCAGTTGGGATACCACTTAGTCCATCACGGTTTGCAATTTCCTCGATACGCTCCTTTGCCTGACGCACGAGATCCATGGCGGTCTCCGTACTCTTTCTGATATTTCCCTGAGTGACCTCATAAAGCTTAGACTCTGCCTTATCTAAAAGGTCAAAAACATCTGTTGCTTCATCGTAGGAATCATTAATGATCTCAGTAGAGATTTTGATCAAACTTCTCTGGATGAATTTTTGCAAAATAATGCGCGCATGAAACTCAATGTGCGCTGTGGAACTTACCAGTTGTGAAAGCTGAACCAGATAGTGATCCCCTCCTATTGCATCTAGTTTTTTATCCTTACGTAACTGAGCACTCACTGTAAGCAAATCGACAGGACTACCCGATTTAAATAAGGTATCAATGGATTCAAAAATAGACTGATGAGCTTTATGGTAAAATGCCTCTGGAGTCAGGAGGTCGATTACCTCATCCACACCCTTACCATCGATCATCAATGCGCCCAGCACAACCTTCTCAAGATCCAGCGCCTGTGGCGGCACCTTACCTTTTTCTAAGGTAACTACTGAGGTATTTTTTGAGTAAGATTGAGTGAGTTCCTTTACATTTTCCATAGTGTGCA
This genomic interval from Nonlabens spongiae contains the following:
- the dnaB gene encoding replicative DNA helicase: MENVKELTQSYSKNTSVVTLEKGKVPPQALDLEKVVLGALMIDGKGVDEVIDLLTPEAFYHKAHQSIFESIDTLFKSGSPVDLLTVSAQLRKDKKLDAIGGDHYLVQLSQLVSSTAHIEFHARIILQKFIQRSLIKISTEIINDSYDEATDVFDLLDKAESKLYEVTQGNIRKSTETAMDLVRQAKERIEEIANRDGLSGIPTGFTDLDRLTSGWQPSDLIIIAARPGMGKTAFTLSMARNIAVGSNTPVAFFSLEMSSVQLITRLISSETGLSSEKLRTGKLEPFEWEQLNVKVKDLEQAPIFIDDTPSLSIFDLRAKCRRLASQYGIKLIMIDYLQLMTANTGNKNGNREQEISTISRNLKALAKELDVPVIALSQLSRAVESRGGSKRPLLSDLRESGAIEQDADIVSFIYRPEYYNMEEWDDDDRSPTKDQAEFIVAKHRNGATDAIRLKFLGQFGKFDNLDDYFQPDEFGSKMNAANDDTNKPDPFGAGKTASPGDAFGIPDDDMPF